CGCACCGGGTACAAGGCGTACAACCTCGACGCGGTGCTCGACGGCGACCTCGGCCCCGTCGTGCGGTCCGCGATCGAGGCGGACGAGGCTGCGCGCCTCGCCTCGGCGGGCAGCTGATGTCCGACGGCGTCGCGGCGCGCGAGCTCCTCGCCCGCACGTCCGCGACCCTCTCGGACGCGGGCGTGCCGTCGCCGCGCGCGGACGCCGAGCTGCTCCTCGCGCACGCGTGGGGCGTCGACCGTGGCGCGGTCGCGACCGCGGTCGTCCTCGGCCGCGAGGTCCCGGGCGAGGTCGTCGCGTCTCTGGGGGAGGCCGTCGCGCGACGCTCGCGACGCGAGCCGCTCCAGCACATCGTCGGCACCGCGCCGTTCCGCCACCTCGAGCTCGCCGTCGGGCCGGGCGTGTTCGTGCCCCGCCCGGAGACCGAGGAGGTCGCGCAGGTCGCGATCGACGCGGCGCGCCGTGCGGCTGCCGACGGGGGGCGCCCGGTCGTCGTGGACCTGTGCACCGGGTCGGGCGCGATCGCTCTCGCGGTCGCGACGGAGGTGCCCGAGGCCCGAGTCCACGCCGTCGAGCTCGACGCCGAGGCATACGCGTGGGCTGAGCGCAACGTCCGCGCCGTCACGGGCGGCTCCGGGCGTGCTGCTCTCGTGAACCTCGTGCGCGCCGACGCGCGCACCGCGCTCCACGAGCTCGACGGGACGTGCGACGTCGTCGTCTCCAACCCGCCGTACGTCCCGCCGGGTGCCGTGCCCGTCGACCCCGAGGTCGCCGACCACGACCCGCAGGTGGCGCTCTACGGCCTCGGCCCGGACGGGCTCGAGGTGCCGCGCGGCATCGCCGCCGCGGCCGCGCGGCTCCTGCGCGCCGGTGGCCTGTTCGTCATGGAGCACGCCGAGGTGCAGGCCGAGGCCGCGCGCGCACTGCTCGAGGCGACCGGCTGCTTCGCCGACGTCGCGACCCGGGCCGACCTGACCGGGCGCCCCCGCATGGTGGTCGGCCGCCGCGCGGCCCGCGACGTGGCAGTATCGACGTCGTGAACGCGATCCTGAAGGTCGACGATCCGCAGTCCTGGGGACCGTCGCTCGACGAGGCCGTCGCAGCGCTGCAGCGCGGCGCCGTCGTCGTCCTGCCCACCGACACCGTCTACGGCATCGGCGCCGACGCCTTCGACGCCGACGCGGTCGCCGCGCTCCTCGCGGCCAAGGGCCGCGGCCGGCAGATGCCGCCACCCGTCCTCGTGCCGGACGTCCGTACCCTCGACGGTCTCGCGACCGACGTGACCGACGACGTCCGCGCGCTCGTCGAGCGCTTCTGGCCGGGCGGGCTCACCGTGATCCTCACGGCGCAGCCGATGCTCGCCTGGGACCTCGGCGAGACGCACGGCACCGTCGCGCTGCGCATGCCTGACCACCCTGCCGCGCTCGCGCTGCTGCGCCGCACGGGTCCGCTCGCCGTCTCGAGCGCGAACCGCACGGGCCAGCCAGCCGCGATGACCGCCCAGGAGGCGCACGACCAGCTCGGCGACTCCGTGCAGGTCTACCTCGACGGCGGTGCGGCTCCCGGCGGTGTGGCGTCGACGATCGTCGACGCGACCGGGCCGCGCATGCGAGTCGTGCGGGCGGGCGCGATCGGCGTCGCCGACCTGCGCGAGATCGTCCCCAGCATCCTCGACGTCGGGGAGGACGACGGCGCAGCAGGGTCCGACGGCGACGCGGGACCCGGCGACGCGGCGGGCAGCGCGTGAGGGTCTACCTCCTCGTCGCACTCGTCGCCGCGTGCGTCACCCTCCTCACCACGCCGCTCGCCCGCTGGGTCGCGATGCGCACCGGCGCGATGACCGCTGTGCGGGCGCGCGACGTCCACCAGATCCCGACGCCCCGGCTCGGCGGTATCGCCATGCTGCTCGGCCTCTGGGCGGCGTTCGTCCTCGCGTCCCGGATGCCATTCCTCGAACGAGTCTTCACCGCCTCGAACGAGGCGTGGGCGATCCTCCTGGGCGCGACGATCGTCTGCCTCCTCGGGGTCGCCGACGACATCTGGGACCTCGACTGGATGACCAAGCTCGCGGGGCAGGTCCTCGCGGCCGGCGTCATGGCGTGGCAGGGCGTCCAGCTCATCACCGTACCGATCGCGGGCGTGACGATCGGCTCGAGCCGGCTGTCCCTGTTCGCGACCGTGCTCGTCGTCGTCGTCGCGATGAACGCGGTCAACTTCGTCGACGGGCTCGACGGACTCGCCGCGGGGCTCATCGCGATCGGCGGGACGGC
This genomic window from Flavimobilis soli contains:
- the prmC gene encoding peptide chain release factor N(5)-glutamine methyltransferase, translated to MSDGVAARELLARTSATLSDAGVPSPRADAELLLAHAWGVDRGAVATAVVLGREVPGEVVASLGEAVARRSRREPLQHIVGTAPFRHLELAVGPGVFVPRPETEEVAQVAIDAARRAAADGGRPVVVDLCTGSGAIALAVATEVPEARVHAVELDAEAYAWAERNVRAVTGGSGRAALVNLVRADARTALHELDGTCDVVVSNPPYVPPGAVPVDPEVADHDPQVALYGLGPDGLEVPRGIAAAAARLLRAGGLFVMEHAEVQAEAARALLEATGCFADVATRADLTGRPRMVVGRRAARDVAVSTS
- a CDS encoding L-threonylcarbamoyladenylate synthase, yielding MLKVDDPQSWGPSLDEAVAALQRGAVVVLPTDTVYGIGADAFDADAVAALLAAKGRGRQMPPPVLVPDVRTLDGLATDVTDDVRALVERFWPGGLTVILTAQPMLAWDLGETHGTVALRMPDHPAALALLRRTGPLAVSSANRTGQPAAMTAQEAHDQLGDSVQVYLDGGAAPGGVASTIVDATGPRMRVVRAGAIGVADLREIVPSILDVGEDDGAAGSDGDAGPGDAAGSA